A stretch of DNA from Cellulomonas xiejunii:
CGCGTCGATCACGAGCTGCACCAACACCTCGAACCCGTCGGTCATGCTCGCCGCGGCGCTGCTCGCCCGCAACGCGGTCGAGAAGGGCCTGACGGCCAAGCCGTGGGTCAAGACGTCGATGGCGCCGGGCTCGCAGGTCGTCACCAACTACTACGAGAAGGCCGGGCTGTGGCCGGCGCTCGAGAAGCTGGGCTTCCACCTGGTCGGCTACGGCTGCGCGACGTGCATCGGCAACTCCGGCCCGCTGGCGGACGAGATCTCGGCCGCCGTCAACGAGCACGACCTGTCGGTCGTCTCGGTGCTGTCGGGCAACCGCAACTTCGAGGGCCGCATCAACCCCGACGTGAAGATGAACTACCTCGCGTCGCCGCCGCTGGTCATCGCGTACGCGCTGGCCGGGACCATGGACTTCGACTTCGAGAACGAGCCGCTCGGCACCACCGAGGCGGGCGAGCCCGTGTTCCTGCGGGACATCTGGCCGTCGCCGGAGGACGTGCAGGCCACGATCGACGCGTCCATCGACCGCCAGATGTTCACCGACGACTACGCCGACGTCTTCGCGGGCGACGACCGGTGGCGCGCGCTGCCGACGCCCGAGGGCAACGTCTTCGACTGGGACGCCGACTCGACCTACGTGCGCAAGCCCCCGTACTTCGAGGGCATGGGCGCGACCCCGGAGCCCGTCACCGACATCACCGGCGCGCGCGTGCTCGCCAAGCTGGGCGACTCCGTCACCACGGACCACATCAGCCCGGCCGGTTCGATCAAGGCGGACAGCCCCGCGGGGCTGTACCTCGCCGAGCACGGCATCGAGCGTCGCGACTTCAACTCCTACGGCTCGCGCCGTGGCAACCACGAGGTCATGATCCGCGGCACGTTCGCCAACATCCGGCTGCGCAACCAGCTGGTGCCGGGCGTCGAGGGCGGCTTCACGGTCAACTGGCTCGAGGGCGGCACCGAGCAGACGACGATCTACGACGCGTCGCAGGCCTACCAGGCCGCCGGCGTGCCGCTCGTGATCCTCGGCGGCAAGGAGTACGGCTCGGGCTCGTCGCGCGACTGGGCCGCCAAGGGCACGAGCCTGCTGGGTGTGCGCGCGGTCATCACCGAGAGCTTCGAGCGGATCCACCGCTCGAACCTCATCGGGATGGGCGTGCTGCCGCTGCAGTTCCCCGAGGGCGAGACCGCGGACACCCTGGGCCTCGACGGCTCGGAGACGTTCGACATCACCGGCGTCACGGCCCTCAACGAGGGCACCACGCCGCGCACCGTCAAGGTCACGGCCACCAAGCCCGACGGCTCGGTCGTCGAGTTCGACGCGGTCGTGCGCATCGACACCCCGGGCGAGGCGGACTACTACCGCAACGGCGGCATCCTGCAGTACGTGCTGCGCCAGGTGGCCGGGGTCGCCTGACGCGACGCACGCAGGTGAGGGGCGTCCCGCTCGGCGGGGCGCCCCTCGCGCTGTTCGCCTGCCCGCGTGTCCGCGGGTCGAGCCTCAGCCGTGCGCGACCTGCACGGCGGTGTGACGGCCGACCTCGGCCATCAGCGGGTACTCGTCGGGGTGGGCGAGCAACACCGGCACGTAGGACGCCGCCCAGGCCCGTGCCCGGACCCACGTCGCGTCGTCCCAGCGGTGCGCCTCCTGCGTCCGGGCCACGAAGGCCGCGCGCCCGGCCGCGTCGAACGTCATCCACGCGGTGGCGAGGTCGCTCGCGGGGTCGCCGGAGCACAGGTCGCCGAAGTCGATCAGGCCCGTCAGGTGGCCGCCCGCGGCCACGAGGTTGCCCGGGTGCGGGTCGCCGTGGACCCAGACGGGGTCCCGGTCCCACGCGGGCGCTGCCAGGCCCGCGTCGAGCGCGTCGCGCAGGGCGTCGGCGTGCGGGACGTCGGCCGTCAGCCGCGCCACCATCACGTCGTAC
This window harbors:
- the acnA gene encoding aconitate hydratase AcnA; translation: MSSVDSFGSKGTLEVGDASYEIYRLTAVPGVERLPYSLKILAENLLRTEDGANITADHVRALAAWDPQAQPDTEIQFTPARVIMQDFTGVPCVVDLATMREAVADLGGDPARINPLAPAELVIDHSVQIDVAGRRDAFARNVELEYERNFERYQFLRWGQTAFDDFKVVPPGTGIVHQVNIEYLARVVMVRDGKAYPDTCVGTDSHTTMVNGLGVLGWGVGGIEAEAAMLGQPVSMLIPRVVGFKLTGTIPSGVTATDVVLTITQQLRQHGVVGKFVEFYGDGVASVPLANRATIGNMSPEFGSTAAIFPIDGVTMDYLRLTARSEEQLALVEAYAKEQGLWHDPQAPGYVEPVFSEYLELDLSTVVPSIAGPKRPQDRIELSAAKESFATTIVDYVSDAEAAPFSGLDESVAETFPASDPIAAGEHEDDSDKPADVPSGDAARRPHKRVPVTLADGTATELDHGHVVIASITSCTNTSNPSVMLAAALLARNAVEKGLTAKPWVKTSMAPGSQVVTNYYEKAGLWPALEKLGFHLVGYGCATCIGNSGPLADEISAAVNEHDLSVVSVLSGNRNFEGRINPDVKMNYLASPPLVIAYALAGTMDFDFENEPLGTTEAGEPVFLRDIWPSPEDVQATIDASIDRQMFTDDYADVFAGDDRWRALPTPEGNVFDWDADSTYVRKPPYFEGMGATPEPVTDITGARVLAKLGDSVTTDHISPAGSIKADSPAGLYLAEHGIERRDFNSYGSRRGNHEVMIRGTFANIRLRNQLVPGVEGGFTVNWLEGGTEQTTIYDASQAYQAAGVPLVILGGKEYGSGSSRDWAAKGTSLLGVRAVITESFERIHRSNLIGMGVLPLQFPEGETADTLGLDGSETFDITGVTALNEGTTPRTVKVTATKPDGSVVEFDAVVRIDTPGEADYYRNGGILQYVLRQVAGVA